In the Atribacterota bacterium genome, CCCCTGTGTTTTTTATGTTTTATCAATAAAGTTTGAGAGTCGCTTTTGAAACTCTTCTGGCCGGTTTCTGGCTGCTTCAATATAAGCAATACGGATTCTTTTATAGGAATCCGAAAATTGTTTATAGTTTTTCCAGATAGCTTTATCTTTCTTTATGGATTCAATAATGTCTT is a window encoding:
- a CDS encoding YdeI/OmpD-associated family protein, whose product is DIIESIKKDKAIWKNYKQFSDSYKRIRIAYIEAARNRPEEFQKRLSNFIDKT